Part of the Leptodactylus fuscus isolate aLepFus1 chromosome 6, aLepFus1.hap2, whole genome shotgun sequence genome, gaggattagatatgcgcctcagcaCTACACACCAGattattagatacgcacatctgcacatagtactagACGCCGGAGGATTATATAGGTGTCTCACCACACATTACCACACATGAGAGTTTTACTCCacatttccatagcaacccagccatttttttcactgctgtaagtcaactttaaaggggcagagcactgtggatgacactgttacacaaggtcacatacacacagctttactccaggtctccataacaaccaatcacaggattttcactgatatccaaaattagatacacatgatcacatgacacttatggacacacacacaaatgacatacaaaataaacaAGGGCAATtcagggccactacacaaacaaaaaatgtaatatacctgtgcgaagccgggtcctcctgctagtttttATATATGTAatctataaaataaattaaaggtgTCCATTACTTTGGACACTTCTGACTTGTTAGAAGGTTCCCTTGGCAATAACACAATCACATAGTGTCCTCAGATAGCagaattttcctgcagcgcccccTCAATGGAATTTAAGCATTATTTAAAGCATTACAAAGTGAGGTGGTGCAATGCAAAACAGGACAAAGCGACAGAGCAAAAAATGTTCCAGGCTTCACAATGGCCAAGACGGGATTTCACTATTTAATTTTAATGTCTATGCAGATTATTTACACCTCTGTATAAGAAACGGAAGGCCTAatggatataaatataaattaaGAAATCATAACTCAAAAATGTTGGACTTTCTTAAATTGACAAGCGGGGATATTCACTATAAAGGAGTAGTATTGTATCATTTGAAAAATTCTGAATGCAAAATATCGATACAATACAGTACTATAGTATGAAACAGTTTTTACAACTAATATCCTATTAAGAAAATGAAGACAATTCTATATAAATTGTTGCTAAATATCATCATACAGGAAGCCCTGGTTTACTTTATTCCATTAAGGATTTACATACAAATTACAGACATGCAGACTTAAGTTTATGTTCATTCCAATGCATTTTTTATAAGAGCAAAGTTGTCTGTGCTACTAttactatattctatatactatatacgtaCAATGGAAGCCTTGAATATAATCTGCCTAGAGTCTAATTCATACACGACATTTCTACCTAGATCTACTTCTTATTGTGAGCTGCAATGAATATGACAGCCTTATAGTCAGTAAGGTCACTCACAGCTGTTCTCTTCTGAAGCTTACAATGATCTATTATGAAACCTTCTCCTTCTAGAGCTTTCCTGACAAAATCATCACTATAGCTGAAAGCATGGAACTTGTCTCTCCCAACTGTGTAATATGTCTCTCCTAAACACCCAAGTAACATGAAGTGTCCTCCAGGTTTTAGCAATCTTGAGAACTTCCTGAGATATCTGATGTAGTCATCTTGGTCTTTGCTGATAGCCTCGAGTAGCAAAGTACTGATGATACAATCGGCCGGAGGTAAAACTATCGGCTTTGTCATGTTTTCTTTCTCGAGGTCACATTTCACAACATGTTGCATTGCTGATCTCACTTTCACTTCTTTGTCTTCTAACTGGTGACTGTAAGAAATTGGGAAAGGGAAGAAAGTGATTGTTCCTCAGTCATCATCAATAGGATAAAATAAAAGCTCAATTCAACCTGAAAAGAATACTAGATCTCATTGTAATAAATAAATCAGTACAGGGAACCAAACATATCAAAtatgggctcctaggaacctatctataaaacatagtgtagaatactcttatggctcctaggaacctctctataaaacatagtgtagaatactcttaggactcctaggaacctctctataaaacatagtgtagaatactcttagggctcctagggacctatctataatacatagtgtagaatactcttagggctcctaggaacctatctataaaacatagtgtagaatactcttagggctcctaggaacccatctataatacatagtgtagaacactcttagggctcctaggaacctatctataaaacatagtgtagaatactcttaggactcctaggaacctatctataatacatagtgtagaatactcttagggctcctaggaacctatctataaaacatagtgtagaatactcttagggctcctaggaacccatctataatacatagtgtagaacactcttagggctcctagggacctatctttaaaacatagtgtagaatactcttagggctcctaggaacctatctataaaacatagtgtagaatactcttagggctcctagggacctatctataatacatagtgtagaatactcttagggctcctaggaacctatctataaaacatagtgtagaatactcttagggctcctaggaacctttctataaaacataatgtcgaacactgtcagagctcctaggactatgtacagtattttatttctagctctctaaagcaAACGCAACCAAGTCAAAGTGAAAATGTATATGGCAAAATGAATGGTGAGACAACAATACCAACTCAGAACTGGGTGGtatacgccggtggagtagttgagctaaacacacacattcagcactgcttcatcacgccaatagaatgcattggccagtgctgattgaagcagagctgaatctgtgtgcttagctcaactactccaccggcgtagttgagctaaacacacacattcagcactgcttcatcacgccaatagaatgcactggccagcgctgattggccagagtacggaattcggccaatcagcgctggctctgctggaggaggcggagtctaagattgctccacaccagtctccattctggtccgaccttagactccgcctcctccagccgagccagcgctgattggccgaattccgtactctggccaatcagcactggctaatgcattgtattgacgtgatgaagcagtactgaatgtgtgtgtttagctcaactacaccggtggagtagttgagctaagcacacacattcagctctgcttcaatcagcgctggccaatgcattctattaacttgatgaagcagagtgtgcacaagggttcaagcgcaccctcggctctgttgtagcagagccgaggctgcacaagggttcaagcacaccctcggctctgctacatcagagccgagggtgcgcttgaacccttgtgcagcctcggctctgctacatcagagctgagggtgcgcttgaacccttgtgcacactctgcttcatcaagctaatagaatgcattggccagcgctgattgaagcagagctgaatctgtgtgcttagctcaactactccaccggtgtagttgagctaaacacacacattcagcactgcttcatcacgccaatacaatgcattagccagtgctgattggccagagtacggaattcggccaatcagcgctggctcggctggaggaggcggagtctaaggtcggaccagaatggagactggtgtggagcaatcttagactccgcctcctccagcagagccagcgctgattggccgaattccgtactctggccaatcagcgctggccagtgcattctattggcgtgatgaagcagtgctgaatgtgtgtgtttagctcaactacgccggtggagtagttgagctaagcacacagattcagctctgcttcaatcagcactggccaatgcattctattagcccgatgaagtagagctgaatgtgtgtgcttagcacacacatttagctctacttcatcgggctaatagaatgcattggccaatcagcgctggccaatgcattctattagcgtgaactgagtttgcacaggggttctagtgcaccctcggctctgctacatcagattgctacatctgatgtagcagtgccgagtgtgcatcagatgtgtagttgagcagaactggctcagcactgctaagtctctgcattcgcataggaatgcattggccagccttcggccaatcagcgctggctctgccggaggaggcggagtctaaggtcggacctgaatggagactggtgtggagcgatcttagactccgcctcctccagcagagccagcgctgattggttgagttccgtactctggccaatcagcactggccaatgcatttctatggggaaaagttagcttgcgaaaatcgcaaactgacagggatttccatgaaataaagtgacttttatgcccccagacatgcttcccctgctgtcccagtgtcattccagggtgttggtatcatttcctggggtgtcatagtggacttggtgaccctccagacacggatttgggtttcccccttaacgagtatatgttccccatagactataatggggttcaaaacccattcgaacactcgaacagtgagcggctgttcgaatcgaatttcgaacctcgaacattttagtgttcgctcatctctaccgcagcgtcttccgactctgaattcactctgccaggcattgggactgggcagagccgactgcgcgtgcccgcactacaagcggacatgtgcagtcggctctgcccaggcccgatgcctggcagagtgaataaagagccggaagacgccgtggggacgctgcaaagagaagacttctaatggtaggagaagaaccagcgttgattggccgactgtatagcattcggccaatcaatgctggttctgcatcgaacttttccattcgaatagcgagtggtactcgatcgagtacgagtatttcgaatactgtagtattcaatccaatacctactcgatcgagtactactcactcatctctattaatcaatAGTATTTACCTCCCCCTCACCCACAGCACTGCTAAATAAAGAGCAGGTGCCTGCCTGGGGGAGTCATTTTAGTTTCATCTAGACATTTTAttgaaaaccaaacaatttggaatactcGGGTCGAAAATGGTTTGTTTCGAAcatatttgcccatctctagttatggTATATATGAACATGAGTTTGTTCTTTGACCATGACACTACCATTCTGCACAGAGTACATCCAGCAGGATAGAACACTTGGCATGAGTTGGGTGTTCACAGCTTggtgtagtctgtgtgtgtggttATACAATGACAATGGATTCTCCTTAATAGTTGTACAAATACTTCACCTTTTTCCTTCTATGTCTGCATGATGTTTTGCGGCATGTCCCCAATGAAAGGCTCCGGTACGTTTGTCCGTCCATCTTTTCAGCTCCAGGATACATCTGTCTTTGATCTTCAGTACTATCATGTGTTTGAAAAACTCACAGGCTGAATACAGATGATGAACCAGGGAACCATGGCTGATGTCAAGTAAGATGTCTCCTTTAATATGGCCTgcagaaaaacataaaaacaaacaataaaaaaaacaataaaaagttttttaaaaaacacaGTAGCATATAAAAACATATCAtgtaaacaaccccccccccaaaaaaaaaaaaacaacaaacaaacaaaccatgtCACGTATTTCCACATGCAAATAAGCCCCCATTACGATGAACGCGatagggaaaaataaataaataaatacctgtACAGTTTGGTTGCTTCTTCTGATCTTCTATAGCTCAAAAAATTAAGTTTGCACAATTTTTATGCAGCCATTCACAATTTATTAACTTTCTGAGCTCTACTATTAAGTTCCACTTAGCATATAGTTATTGCTGACACAGAGCACCGGAGCTGTGCATGCTAAATGGATTCGGGTTCCAGCTGGGACCTGGTAGTATCTAAAGGAGTCAGAAAATGTCATGACCCCTGCCACTTCCCCTCCCTTCccagatgctgtgatcaatagcagTCAAGACAACTGTGTTGGTTGTGGCAAAAGTGGCAaatcataataaaaccaatatcaaCTTGGTATTTCCTATAAGATATGCAAGATATAAGCCCTCATAGGGATAAGTCAACATAAAAACAAAGAATTTATGAATCATAGAAGGCTTAGGGTTAAATAAATTATCCACAGACAGTGCAAATAGTGCACAGACATGCCAAATACCTGCTGCAAAAGCATTTGTAAGGCTTTTAATGGGAAATATCAAGGCGTCCTCTCCAAAGACCATCTGAGATTTATCAGAAAAATAATGGTCTAGATATTGTCTGGAATCCTGGTCATGTTTATGATAGCGCTTATATGTACAGGGATCCATCGTGTAGTCTTATGGTGCAGATGATGGGATTCTTTCTAGACTGGTGCACAAGGTCTGTATAGAAGTACTTGGGATCTCTGTACATTAGTAGGATAGTTACATTTACTTATCACATCATGTGTTATTATATTCATGAGCCAGTCATGGGGAGAGAAAACCACATGGAGAAGAAATGATCTTtacttaagctattatttttctTGTTAATCTCTTATGTTTCCATAATATATTTATGTTGTGAgtggagatgagcaaatagtattcgaaactctagctgcttccattcattcccagGTTAGCGAGggattcgaaactagagtttcagatattattcgctcatctctggttgTGAGTGATGGAGattgaacaacttttgatttcctaGTTGTATTGCTGCCATTAATAATTTCTATAATACGCTTTAAtataaattttgtctcctttttgtgaaaccttgtacagtccctgacaaaagttgtgtcgcttatccatgttgtggaatcaaaagcttataacctgactttaaagtcatctattggtttaagaaatgtctcctatgaaagctgaaaccctcacaaatgtgttttttattaagaaaataaattggcttcaatggcaaaatattgatcatttaatgaacacagaaaggtcaggtTTTGGCAAAAGAAAAGTTTTATCGCCTTGTCATGTgatgcccccaatcctagtgtacagccttgccggtgctcactaattgatcggttaattagtgggtgtgtataagaagaactccagcaccccaaaccttcacttgaactgcaacttcacctctgacaacatgccagaaatcaaccctgcgaccaaagccttgattattaagaagctgaagaccagatccactctAGAGGTGGCCAgtacctttaatgtgtctcagtgtcaa contains:
- the LOC142209868 gene encoding nicotinamide N-methyltransferase-like, whose product is MDPCTYKRYHKHDQDSRQYLDHYFSDKSQMVFGEDALIFPIKSLTNAFAAGHIKGDILLDISHGSLVHHLYSACEFFKHMIVLKIKDRCILELKRWTDKRTGAFHWGHAAKHHADIEGKSHQLEDKEVKVRSAMQHVVKCDLEKENMTKPIVLPPADCIISTLLLEAISKDQDDYIRYLRKFSRLLKPGGHFMLLGCLGETYYTVGRDKFHAFSYSDDFVRKALEGEGFIIDHCKLQKRTAVSDLTDYKAVIFIAAHNKK